In Gemmobacter sp. 24YEA27, a genomic segment contains:
- a CDS encoding complex I NDUFA9 subunit family protein encodes MSKLVTIYGGSGFVGRYIARRFAGLGWRVRVAVRRPNEAIFVKPYGAPGQVEPILCNIRNEASVKRAALGADAVVNCVGTFRRGGRNNFQAVHVDGATIIARAAREAGVAKLVHISALGADAGSASLYGRSKAAGEAAIAAEFPGAVILRPSVIFGTEDSFFNKFAGMAQFAPVLPIAGGQTRFQPVWVDDVALAAVNIVTSDAAAGIYELGGPEAMPLQDLLQRMLPVIQRRRLILNLPGGLMSLPAFGFDMAEVLTGGLIVNRILTRDQLKMLKADNVVTDGARGFADLGVTASAFEAVIPDYLWRFRPSGQYAAIKNSAKNLKKV; translated from the coding sequence ATGAGCAAGCTGGTCACCATTTACGGCGGGTCGGGCTTTGTCGGCCGCTATATCGCGAGGCGCTTTGCCGGTCTTGGCTGGCGGGTCCGCGTCGCGGTACGCCGCCCGAATGAAGCGATCTTCGTCAAACCCTATGGCGCTCCGGGCCAGGTCGAACCGATCCTGTGCAATATCCGCAACGAAGCCAGTGTGAAACGCGCAGCCCTTGGCGCGGATGCGGTTGTCAATTGTGTCGGCACCTTCCGCCGCGGCGGCCGGAACAACTTCCAGGCCGTTCATGTCGACGGCGCCACGATCATCGCCCGCGCCGCGCGCGAGGCCGGTGTCGCAAAGCTGGTCCATATCTCGGCGCTTGGGGCCGATGCCGGCAGCGCCTCGCTTTATGGCCGCAGCAAGGCCGCCGGCGAGGCCGCAATCGCAGCGGAATTCCCAGGTGCGGTCATCCTGCGCCCCTCGGTGATTTTCGGCACGGAAGACAGTTTCTTCAACAAATTCGCCGGCATGGCGCAATTCGCGCCGGTCTTGCCGATTGCCGGTGGCCAGACCCGCTTCCAGCCGGTCTGGGTCGATGATGTGGCCCTGGCCGCGGTCAATATCGTCACCTCTGATGCCGCTGCCGGGATTTACGAGCTGGGCGGGCCCGAAGCGATGCCGCTCCAGGATCTTTTGCAGCGCATGCTGCCGGTGATCCAGCGTCGTCGCCTGATCCTCAACCTGCCAGGCGGGCTGATGTCACTGCCGGCCTTCGGCTTTGACATGGCCGAAGTGCTGACCGGTGGCCTTATCGTCAACAGGATCCTCACCCGCGATCAGCTGAAGATGCTGAAGGCCGATAATGTGGTCACTGACGGCGCGCGCGGCTTCGCCGATCTGGGCGTGACCGCCTCCGCTTTTGAAGCGGTGATTCCGGATTACCTGTGGCGCTTCCGTCCCTCCGGGCAATATGCCGCCATCAAGAACTCGGCAAAAAACCTGAAGAAGGTCTGA
- a CDS encoding helix-turn-helix domain-containing protein: MITEADKASMRMERVTVREIARQVAKEAGVKPAVIFGPSRKQKDFRLRALVCYIARRHGMSYPRIGMALGRDHSTIRSAVVNEQRRRGEV, translated from the coding sequence ATGATCACCGAGGCTGACAAAGCATCAATGCGCATGGAGCGCGTGACTGTGCGCGAGATCGCCCGCCAGGTGGCAAAAGAGGCCGGGGTGAAGCCCGCGGTGATCTTCGGGCCCAGCCGTAAGCAGAAGGACTTCAGGCTGCGCGCCCTGGTCTGCTACATCGCCCGCCGCCACGGCATGAGCTACCCCAGGATCGGTATGGCTCTTGGCCGGGATCACAGCACCATCCGAAGCGCGGTAGTCAATGAGCAGCGCAGGAGGGGTGAGGTATGA
- a CDS encoding GFA family protein has translation MATEARGQCLCGAVRVTVSNAPHEVNACHCSMCRRWTGVALVTLDVPEADIRIEGQEAVRSFASSDWAERSFCGTCGSSLWYRLTAPGAPADYYLAAGLMDQLSGVTLANEIYVDHRPQAFAFAGPARQITEAEFMAMLPPPAQEE, from the coding sequence ATGGCGACTGAGGCACGCGGACAATGCCTGTGCGGTGCGGTGCGGGTCACCGTCTCGAATGCCCCGCATGAGGTGAATGCCTGCCATTGCAGCATGTGCAGGCGCTGGACGGGGGTGGCGCTGGTCACCCTCGACGTTCCCGAGGCCGATATCCGCATTGAAGGGCAGGAGGCGGTGCGCAGCTTTGCCTCGTCAGACTGGGCCGAACGCTCATTTTGCGGCACATGCGGCTCTTCGCTCTGGTATCGGCTGACCGCACCCGGGGCCCCTGCGGATTATTACCTGGCGGCGGGTCTGATGGACCAGTTGTCCGGCGTGACCCTTGCCAATGAAATCTATGTCGATCACCGGCCCCAGGCTTTCGCCTTTGCCGGTCCGGCCAGACAGATAACGGAAGCAGAGTTTATGGCGATGCTTCCGCCGCCAGCCCAAGAGGAGTGA
- a CDS encoding NAD(P)-dependent oxidoreductase gives MATQKMLKFVSLGKEMPEKRKASDRNQDFDEIYREFAAEKAAEQASRCSQCGVPYCQSHCPLHNNIPDWLRLTAEGRLKEAWEISQATNSFPEICGRICPQDRLCEGNCVIEQSGHGTVTIGSVEKYITDTAWEEGWVQPVIPHSERTESVGIIGAGPGGLAAAERLRRAGVQVTVYDRYDRAGGLLTYGIPGFKLEKPVVMRRVEQLEASGVTFVLNCTVGVDLSFEEIRSRHTALLIATGVYKIREIEAPGSGARGIVKALDYLTVSNRLSFGDSVPEYEDGSLNAAGKRVVVIGGGDTAMDCVRTAIRQGATSVKCLYRRDRANMPGSQREVQNAEEEGVDFVWLAAPKGFSGGTEVEGVMVQKMRLGAPDASGRQSPEVIEGADYVEPADLVVQALGFEPEALPKLWGVDELTVTRWGTIKADFRRHATSIPGVYAVGDIVRGASLVVWAIRDGREAADAIIDSLGHAAVAAE, from the coding sequence ATGGCCACGCAAAAGATGCTTAAATTTGTTTCCCTGGGCAAAGAGATGCCCGAGAAACGCAAAGCCTCTGACCGCAATCAGGATTTCGACGAGATCTATCGCGAATTCGCCGCAGAAAAGGCGGCCGAACAGGCCAGCCGCTGCTCCCAATGCGGCGTGCCTTATTGCCAGTCGCATTGCCCGCTGCACAACAATATCCCCGACTGGCTCCGCCTCACTGCCGAGGGCCGGCTGAAAGAGGCCTGGGAGATCAGCCAGGCAACCAATTCCTTCCCCGAGATCTGCGGCCGCATCTGCCCGCAGGATCGCCTTTGCGAAGGCAATTGCGTCATCGAACAATCCGGCCATGGCACGGTCACCATCGGCTCGGTCGAGAAATACATCACCGATACCGCCTGGGAAGAAGGCTGGGTGCAGCCGGTCATCCCCCATAGCGAACGCACGGAATCGGTCGGCATCATAGGCGCAGGCCCAGGCGGGCTCGCGGCGGCGGAACGGCTGCGCCGCGCCGGCGTGCAGGTCACCGTCTATGACCGCTATGACCGCGCCGGCGGGCTGCTGACCTATGGCATCCCGGGATTTAAGCTGGAAAAGCCGGTCGTCATGCGCCGGGTCGAACAGCTGGAAGCCTCGGGCGTCACGTTTGTCCTGAACTGCACGGTCGGCGTTGACCTCTCGTTCGAGGAAATCCGCTCACGCCACACCGCCCTGCTGATCGCCACCGGCGTCTATAAGATCCGCGAGATCGAGGCCCCCGGCTCGGGCGCGCGCGGCATTGTGAAAGCGCTCGACTATCTGACGGTGTCGAACCGGCTGTCCTTCGGCGACTCTGTGCCGGAATATGAGGATGGCAGCCTGAACGCTGCCGGCAAGCGCGTTGTGGTCATCGGCGGTGGCGATACCGCGATGGATTGTGTGCGCACCGCGATCCGCCAGGGCGCAACTTCGGTGAAATGCCTTTATCGCCGCGACCGGGCCAATATGCCCGGAAGCCAGCGCGAGGTGCAGAATGCCGAAGAGGAAGGCGTAGACTTCGTCTGGCTCGCGGCACCGAAGGGGTTTTCGGGCGGCACAGAGGTCGAAGGCGTGATGGTGCAAAAGATGCGACTTGGCGCGCCTGATGCCTCGGGCCGTCAGTCACCGGAGGTGATCGAGGGCGCCGATTATGTCGAACCCGCCGATCTGGTCGTGCAGGCGCTTGGCTTCGAACCCGAAGCCTTGCCGAAGCTTTGGGGCGTGGACGAACTGACCGTCACCCGCTGGGGCACGATCAAGGCCGATTTCCGCAGGCATGCGACCTCGATCCCGGGTGTCTATGCCGTGGGTGATATCGTGCGCGGTGCGAGCCTTGTCGTCTGGGCGATCCGTGACGGCCGCGAGGCGGCAGATGCGATCATCGACTCCCTTGGTCATGCCGCTGTCGCGGCCGAGTGA
- a CDS encoding undecaprenyl-diphosphate phosphatase has protein sequence MLDNTLIAAFLGLLEGLTEFIPVSSTGHLLLAGHFLGFTSDSRTFEVVIQLGAILALTSVFAVKVGRLFMDARHDMAARRAIVSVALAFLPAVVIGLLAHGYIKSVLFESPKLISIMLIIGGVILLVVDRIAPKPKHFDALELPLGKSLAIGFCQCIAMIPGVSRSGATIVGALLMGVEKRAAAEFSFLLSLPTMIAAVSYDLFKSRHDLDFSAVWDIAVGFAVAFLAAVLVVKWVLSYVSRHGYAIFGWWRIIVGTAALIALMAGK, from the coding sequence ATATTGGACAACACGCTGATCGCCGCCTTTCTGGGTCTCCTGGAAGGGCTCACTGAGTTTATTCCGGTCTCATCGACAGGACATCTGCTGCTGGCGGGGCATTTCCTTGGCTTCACCTCGGACAGCCGGACCTTCGAGGTGGTGATCCAGCTGGGCGCGATCCTGGCGCTGACCTCGGTATTTGCGGTCAAGGTCGGGCGGCTTTTCATGGATGCACGCCATGATATGGCGGCGCGGCGCGCTATTGTGTCAGTGGCCCTGGCCTTTCTGCCCGCTGTGGTGATCGGGTTGCTGGCGCATGGCTATATCAAAAGCGTGCTGTTTGAATCGCCGAAGCTGATTTCGATCATGCTGATCATCGGCGGCGTCATCCTGCTGGTGGTGGACCGTATCGCGCCGAAGCCGAAGCATTTCGACGCGCTGGAACTGCCACTGGGCAAGTCACTCGCCATTGGGTTTTGCCAGTGTATCGCGATGATCCCCGGGGTCTCGCGCTCTGGCGCCACGATTGTCGGCGCCCTGCTGATGGGCGTCGAAAAGCGCGCTGCGGCCGAGTTTTCCTTCCTGCTGAGCCTGCCGACCATGATCGCCGCAGTCTCCTATGATCTGTTCAAAAGCCGCCATGATCTCGATTTCAGCGCGGTCTGGGATATCGCGGTCGGCTTCGCCGTGGCCTTCCTTGCAGCGGTTCTCGTGGTGAAATGGGTGCTCTCTTATGTCAGCCGCCATGGCTATGCGATCTTTGGCTGGTGGCGAATCATCGTGGGAACGGCAGCGCTGATCGCGCTTATGGCGGGCAAATAG
- a CDS encoding DUF4259 domain-containing protein: MGTWGAGIFENDSAGDWLGLFDRLGFMAVTVPLSQIGEYSDRKKSIPADVEQAFLAMCEVVAIAGGSPAHPSLEGRKAGIQREAERMLKLPNFKRRILFALERLEAQETELEALWSGAEESDTFRCERERAKQSALDALSRHE; this comes from the coding sequence ATGGGCACGTGGGGGGCAGGCATTTTTGAAAACGATTCCGCAGGTGATTGGCTCGGCCTGTTCGACAGGCTTGGCTTCATGGCCGTTACCGTTCCACTTTCTCAGATCGGGGAATATTCGGATCGAAAGAAGTCCATTCCAGCCGATGTAGAACAGGCCTTTTTGGCAATGTGCGAAGTTGTTGCGATTGCTGGAGGATCCCCCGCACACCCTTCCTTGGAAGGTCGCAAGGCTGGCATCCAGCGCGAAGCGGAGCGAATGCTCAAATTACCAAACTTTAAACGGCGAATCCTGTTTGCGCTTGAACGGTTGGAAGCCCAGGAAACTGAGCTAGAAGCTCTTTGGAGTGGTGCTGAAGAAAGTGATACTTTTCGCTGTGAGCGGGAGCGTGCAAAGCAGTCGGCTCTCGATGCGCTCTCCAGACATGAATGA